The following are encoded together in the Hyalangium minutum genome:
- a CDS encoding dicarboxylate/amino acid:cation symporter has product MKAHQKMLVDILFGTVAGLVAHAVAGDSAWLTSVVTNFTQPVGRIFIRLLLMLVVPLLFAALVMGVCELDLKQIGRLGLKTVVYTVVFSSLAVLLGLLLVNTLQPGAGFSEEARAAAKNNPAAMKAAPAPSSTSPAALIVNMVPDNPIRTAADGDMIGLILFSLIFGTGLALTQTPAALRLRETIQGLYDVMMRLIDGVLKLAPYGVAALLFSVMAQLGVEVLQQILSYVAVVLLALGLHMFGVYSLSVRFLGGRSPVSFFRDIRLAMATAFSTASSSATLPTALKVAEENLRLPRHVSRFVLTAGAAMNQNGTALFEGVTVLFLAQVYGVPLSLGDQAVIMFICVLAGIGTAGVPAGSLPVVLMILGMFKIPTEGIGLILGVDRFLDMCRTTLNVTGDLAAALYVARGEPDDDAPLEGAAEPSAS; this is encoded by the coding sequence ATGAAGGCACACCAGAAGATGCTCGTGGACATTCTCTTCGGCACCGTGGCCGGACTCGTGGCCCATGCGGTCGCTGGGGACTCTGCCTGGCTCACCAGCGTGGTGACAAACTTCACCCAGCCCGTGGGGAGGATCTTCATCCGACTGCTGCTCATGCTGGTGGTGCCGCTGCTCTTTGCCGCCCTGGTGATGGGCGTGTGTGAGCTGGACCTGAAGCAGATTGGCCGGCTCGGGCTGAAGACCGTCGTCTACACCGTGGTTTTCTCCTCCCTGGCCGTGCTTCTCGGACTGCTTCTGGTCAACACGCTGCAGCCGGGGGCTGGTTTCAGCGAAGAGGCCCGTGCCGCCGCGAAGAACAACCCCGCCGCCATGAAGGCCGCGCCCGCGCCCAGCAGCACGTCGCCCGCCGCGCTCATCGTCAACATGGTGCCCGACAACCCCATCCGCACTGCGGCGGACGGGGACATGATTGGCCTCATCCTCTTCTCGCTCATTTTCGGCACCGGGCTCGCCCTGACGCAGACGCCCGCCGCGCTCCGCCTGCGCGAGACCATCCAGGGCCTCTATGACGTGATGATGCGGCTCATCGACGGCGTGCTGAAGCTGGCGCCCTACGGTGTCGCCGCGCTGCTGTTCTCCGTGATGGCGCAGTTGGGCGTGGAAGTGCTGCAGCAGATTCTCTCGTACGTGGCGGTGGTGCTGCTGGCGCTCGGGCTGCACATGTTTGGGGTGTACTCGCTCTCGGTGCGCTTCCTCGGAGGCCGCAGCCCGGTGAGCTTCTTCCGCGACATCCGCCTCGCCATGGCCACCGCCTTCTCCACCGCCTCGTCCAGCGCCACCCTGCCCACCGCGCTCAAAGTCGCCGAGGAGAACCTGCGCCTGCCGCGCCACGTGTCCCGCTTCGTTCTCACCGCGGGCGCCGCCATGAACCAGAACGGCACCGCGCTCTTCGAGGGTGTGACTGTGCTCTTCCTCGCGCAGGTGTACGGCGTGCCCCTGAGCCTCGGGGATCAGGCGGTCATCATGTTCATCTGTGTGCTCGCGGGTATCGGCACCGCAGGCGTCCCCGCGGGCTCACTCCCGGTCGTCCTGATGATCCTGGGCATGTTCAAGATCCCCACCGAGGGTATTGGGCTCATCCTGGGCGTGGATCGATTCCTGGACATGTGCCGCACCACCCTCAACGTCACCGGGGATCTGGCTGCGGCCCTCTATGTCGCTCGGGGCGAGCCGGACGACGATGCCCCGCTAGAGGGTGCCGCCGAGCCGTCTGCCTCTTGA
- a CDS encoding 2OG-Fe(II) oxygenase — translation MSALGTERLRTTYQTTFWYGFGEPTNVVEEAILFLRPRVVKNLRIIGAEWWLSRMYATDVRVDFHQDRDEKLALRTGKLVHPRLSSVFFLNRVRGGALAITSQLPDPSNPSLAPQKLDDLTLVAPRPNRFVVFDGKLTHGVLDVNNQIPDRKLPGRTRLRRTIAINWWATRPSDTPTWEETGIYRALGLRSRSR, via the coding sequence ATGAGCGCCCTGGGCACCGAGCGGCTGCGCACCACCTACCAGACGACCTTCTGGTACGGCTTCGGCGAGCCCACCAACGTGGTGGAGGAGGCCATCCTCTTCCTGCGGCCGCGCGTGGTGAAGAACCTGCGCATCATCGGCGCGGAGTGGTGGCTGAGCCGCATGTACGCCACGGACGTGCGGGTGGACTTCCACCAGGACCGCGACGAGAAGCTCGCCCTGCGCACCGGGAAGCTGGTGCACCCGAGGCTGTCTTCCGTGTTCTTCCTGAACCGGGTGCGCGGAGGGGCGCTCGCCATCACCTCGCAGCTCCCGGATCCGTCCAACCCGTCGTTGGCCCCCCAAAAGTTGGATGACCTGACGCTGGTGGCCCCCCGCCCCAACCGCTTCGTGGTCTTCGACGGGAAGCTCACCCACGGAGTGCTCGACGTGAACAACCAGATCCCCGACCGGAAGCTCCCGGGGCGCACCCGGCTCCGGCGCACCATCGCGATCAACTGGTGGGCCACGCGCCCCTCGGACACCCCCACGTGGGAGGAGACTGGCATCTACCGGGCGCTCGGGCTCAGGAGCCGCTCTCGGTAG
- a CDS encoding DNA-methyltransferase: protein MSTDLPAESLRCHRADAREVDGYRAALGENRASLLLTDPPYCLLTRRRKGGDERDPRAHKKIDRNPIVRFETVRDYRVFTEKWMTQAVAWLTPDAPLVIWTNLLGKEPITTVARELGYTHLRGEYVWGKRTTDKNANEQLLRVYEVALVFARTLAPVPGLGDPPVAWAVVSGYDDDGEAGRWGNHPHHKPFSVLEPLVRTYSRPGETVLDPFAGSGSTPASALRLGRRPACIEIEPEWAERVTRRLRETARARSYRERLLSPSAR from the coding sequence ATGAGTACCGATCTGCCAGCCGAGTCCTTGCGCTGCCACCGCGCCGATGCGCGGGAGGTGGACGGCTACCGGGCGGCGCTGGGGGAGAACCGCGCCAGCCTGCTTCTCACGGATCCGCCGTACTGCCTGCTGACGCGGCGCAGGAAGGGTGGGGACGAGCGAGACCCTCGCGCCCACAAGAAGATTGATCGCAACCCCATCGTCCGCTTCGAGACCGTGCGGGACTACCGTGTCTTCACGGAGAAGTGGATGACGCAGGCTGTCGCGTGGCTCACGCCGGACGCGCCGCTGGTCATCTGGACGAACCTGCTGGGCAAGGAGCCCATCACCACGGTGGCGCGGGAACTCGGCTACACGCACCTGCGCGGCGAGTACGTCTGGGGCAAGCGCACCACGGACAAGAACGCCAACGAGCAACTGCTGCGGGTGTACGAGGTGGCGCTGGTGTTCGCTCGGACGCTGGCGCCGGTGCCAGGCCTGGGGGATCCGCCAGTGGCGTGGGCCGTGGTGAGCGGCTACGACGACGACGGCGAGGCGGGGCGGTGGGGCAACCATCCGCACCACAAGCCGTTCTCGGTGCTGGAGCCGCTGGTGAGGACGTACAGCCGGCCTGGGGAGACGGTGCTGGATCCGTTCGCGGGGAGCGGCTCGACGCCGGCGTCGGCGCTGCGGCTGGGGCGCAGGCCCGCATGCATCGAGATCGAGCCCGAGTGGGCCGAGCGGGTGACGCGCCGGCTGCGAGAGACGGCGCGCGCCCGTAGCTACCGAGAGCGGCTCCTGAGCCCGAGCGCCCGGTAG
- a CDS encoding SDR family oxidoreductase: MILVTGATGTIGSSTVKALKTKGVRFKVGTRSPDKLKGQGVEAVPFDWDKPETFGPALQGVEKLFLLTPTSEKQVEYTQALVNAAKKAGVKHIVKLSVMGVEAEPGIAMGRLHRASEKAIKDSGIAWTMLRPTFFMENFFNFYGADPKKDSTVYAPHGQGKAAWVDGRDIGEVAATVLTSPGHENKAYELTGPEALSDAEALAILGQALGRNYSYVDVPEEGARKSMLDMQMPAWVVDGLMELNALIKNGWSAATASGVKDVLGRPPRTFKDYAKDYAAGDR; this comes from the coding sequence ATGATTCTCGTAACAGGTGCGACGGGGACGATTGGTTCTTCCACGGTGAAGGCGCTCAAGACCAAGGGGGTGCGCTTCAAGGTGGGAACCCGCTCGCCCGACAAGCTCAAGGGGCAGGGCGTGGAGGCGGTCCCGTTCGACTGGGACAAGCCGGAGACCTTCGGGCCGGCGCTGCAGGGCGTGGAGAAGCTGTTCCTGCTCACGCCGACGTCCGAGAAGCAGGTGGAGTACACCCAGGCACTGGTGAACGCGGCGAAGAAGGCGGGGGTGAAGCACATCGTCAAGCTGTCGGTGATGGGCGTGGAGGCCGAGCCGGGCATCGCCATGGGCCGGTTGCACCGGGCCAGTGAGAAGGCCATCAAGGACAGCGGCATCGCGTGGACGATGCTGCGGCCCACCTTCTTCATGGAGAACTTCTTCAACTTCTATGGCGCGGATCCGAAGAAGGACAGCACCGTCTACGCGCCGCATGGCCAGGGCAAGGCAGCGTGGGTGGACGGGCGGGACATTGGCGAGGTGGCCGCAACGGTCCTCACGAGTCCGGGGCACGAGAACAAGGCGTACGAGCTCACCGGGCCCGAGGCGCTCAGTGACGCCGAGGCGTTGGCCATCCTCGGCCAGGCGCTGGGCCGCAATTACTCCTACGTGGACGTGCCCGAGGAGGGCGCTCGCAAGTCCATGCTGGACATGCAGATGCCCGCGTGGGTGGTGGACGGCCTGATGGAGCTCAACGCGCTGATCAAAAACGGCTGGTCCGCCGCGACGGCCAGCGGCGTGAAGGACGTGCTCGGCCGCCCGCCCCGCACCTTCAAGGACTACGCGAAGGACTACGCCGCCGGCGATCGCTGA
- a CDS encoding endonuclease III domain-containing protein, producing MELSEKVMRVHERLCAAYGCPIPFFHDLDPLSELVSALLSHRTRNADSGRAFRQLRSRFSTWEAVRDAPLQEVQDAIASVTWPEQKAPRLQAVLREITTRQGGALTLDFLEGMEVPQARAWLEALPGVGPKTSAAVLLFSRLRMPALPVDSHHYRVAVRLGLLSARIPVGPSHAILAALLPQRWDAQQVYDHHEALMLHGQRCCYHQSPACGRCPVLDLCPFGQERLQRGVALGGGPPEGRGSG from the coding sequence ATGGAGTTGTCCGAGAAGGTGATGCGGGTGCACGAGCGCCTGTGCGCCGCGTATGGCTGTCCGATTCCCTTCTTCCACGACCTGGATCCGCTGAGCGAGCTGGTCTCCGCGCTGCTGTCCCACCGCACGCGCAACGCGGACTCGGGCCGGGCGTTCCGGCAGCTCCGGAGCCGGTTCTCCACCTGGGAGGCCGTCCGGGACGCGCCGCTGCAGGAGGTGCAGGACGCCATCGCCAGCGTCACCTGGCCCGAGCAGAAGGCGCCGCGTCTCCAGGCCGTCCTCCGCGAGATCACCACGCGCCAAGGCGGGGCGCTGACGCTCGACTTCCTCGAGGGGATGGAGGTGCCCCAGGCGCGCGCTTGGCTGGAGGCGCTGCCCGGCGTGGGGCCGAAGACGAGCGCCGCCGTGCTCCTCTTCAGCCGCCTGCGCATGCCCGCGCTGCCCGTGGACAGCCACCACTACCGCGTCGCCGTCCGGCTGGGGCTGCTCTCGGCCCGCATCCCCGTGGGGCCCTCGCACGCGATCTTGGCCGCGCTTCTCCCTCAGAGATGGGACGCGCAGCAGGTCTACGACCACCACGAGGCGCTGATGCTGCATGGCCAGCGCTGCTGCTACCACCAGTCGCCCGCGTGCGGACGCTGCCCCGTGCTGGACCTGTGTCCCTTCGGCCAGGAGCGGCTGCAGCGCGGCGTGGCACTCGGGGGCGGCCCGCCGGAGGGCAGGGGATCTGGCTGA
- the omp85 gene encoding Omp85 family outer membrane protein, translated as MSWNPLRALLACLLLAAPAVQAEEPAAPSSPAPAPEVPPNQSPLPAESAPPPEAPPPSEASDTPARRKGWDIQGVPAINFNTDEGFGYGAVLLLVDRADGSYEPFRYSVMLQFFQTTRQVASHFINLDAPRFLGSPWRMGLELAYARTKFAPYYGLGNTADYDKELSSCGDRDALKDNPDVCPDNTAFRGLRYYTYDHRSLPRIRLNARRGLSDEWLLFLGYRLRVDRIRMRYSADDLGQTGDSKLFEDTSAGLLEPYAGPVSEPLSERTSEMLVGIQYDTRDIESSPTRGMFHELSVRGGASPLGSQLNYWGATLHTRFFHPVIPGYSRLIMGWRGLLDVMGGDVPISLLPFYGGLEGKDGLGGVFSARGILLRRYQGPVKLLLNGELRWTPLSAQPLGQQFDFTFAGFLDAGRVWSDLHFSEGGGLKTSAGGGLRVIWNREFVIRLDYGVGITEPTTGFYLDIGHIF; from the coding sequence ATGAGCTGGAATCCCCTTCGCGCCCTGCTGGCCTGCCTCCTCCTCGCCGCCCCCGCCGTCCAAGCCGAGGAGCCCGCCGCGCCTTCGAGCCCCGCACCCGCGCCGGAGGTGCCTCCCAACCAGTCCCCACTCCCCGCCGAGTCCGCACCGCCTCCCGAGGCGCCTCCTCCCTCGGAGGCATCTGACACGCCCGCCAGGCGCAAGGGCTGGGACATCCAGGGCGTGCCCGCCATCAACTTCAACACCGACGAGGGCTTCGGATACGGCGCGGTCCTGCTGCTGGTGGACCGGGCGGATGGCTCCTACGAGCCGTTCCGCTACTCGGTGATGTTGCAATTCTTCCAGACCACGCGGCAGGTGGCCTCGCACTTCATCAACCTGGATGCGCCGCGGTTCCTCGGCTCGCCGTGGCGCATGGGCCTGGAGCTCGCGTATGCACGGACCAAGTTCGCCCCGTATTACGGCCTGGGCAACACCGCGGACTACGACAAGGAACTCTCGAGCTGCGGTGATCGGGACGCACTGAAGGACAACCCGGATGTCTGCCCGGACAACACCGCGTTCCGGGGGCTGCGCTATTACACGTACGATCACCGGAGCCTGCCGCGCATCCGCCTCAACGCGCGTCGCGGGCTCTCCGACGAGTGGCTCCTCTTCCTGGGCTACCGCCTGCGCGTGGACCGGATCCGGATGCGCTACTCGGCGGATGACTTGGGCCAGACGGGCGACTCCAAGCTCTTCGAGGACACCTCCGCCGGTCTGCTCGAGCCCTATGCGGGCCCGGTCTCCGAGCCCCTCTCGGAGCGCACCTCCGAGATGCTCGTGGGCATCCAGTACGACACCCGCGACATCGAGTCCTCCCCCACTCGGGGCATGTTCCACGAGCTGTCCGTGCGCGGCGGCGCCAGCCCCCTGGGTAGCCAGCTCAACTACTGGGGCGCCACGCTCCACACGCGCTTCTTTCACCCCGTCATCCCCGGCTACTCGCGGCTCATCATGGGGTGGCGCGGCCTGCTCGATGTGATGGGCGGAGACGTCCCCATCTCCCTGCTCCCGTTCTACGGCGGGCTCGAGGGCAAGGACGGCCTGGGCGGCGTCTTCTCCGCGCGCGGCATCCTCCTGCGCCGCTACCAGGGGCCCGTGAAGCTGCTGCTCAACGGCGAGCTTCGGTGGACCCCGCTCTCCGCGCAGCCGCTGGGCCAGCAGTTCGACTTCACCTTCGCGGGGTTCCTGGACGCCGGGCGCGTCTGGAGCGACCTGCACTTCAGCGAGGGCGGGGGCTTGAAGACGTCCGCGGGCGGCGGGCTGCGCGTCATCTGGAACCGCGAGTTCGTCATCCGCCTGGACTACGGCGTCGGCATCACCGAGCCCACCACCGGCTTCTACCTGGACATCGGCCACATCTTCTGA
- a CDS encoding M14 family metallopeptidase yields MSPRTSHLASPCARAGLLALALLLGSACSEMDADTDPLARITRTLEASGGAAPRTLVANVYYRDRADLNALATDYDALEKVDRQAGFVVLALTPEDAQALRERGYRVELDEKSTLSANTPRIPDAAHPTGITSFTCYRTIEESYASLAQLAAAQPNIASWVDIGNTWDKITRLGPPGYDLFALVLTNKARPGPKPRFFLMAAIHAREYTTAETATRFGEYLINNYGIDPDVTWMLDYGEVHIVVQSNPDGRKVAEQGYTQRKNRNTTSGSQTCTNPPTNSSQYGIDLNRNSTFGWGGPGASTSPCSLTYRGPSAASEPETLALENYIRSLYPDRRGPGRGDAAPADTEGVMISLHSYSELVLFPWGDSESTVPNLAGLRALGKRMSFYNNYEACQTAVCLYEAAGATDDFTYGELGVASYTIEMGNDFFESCSAFEADVYPRNFPALLYAFKVVRRPYQLAQGPDSRSLTLTPATVDQGLPATLRATADDTRFGSIGGAEQTQPIIAARYSVDAPSWVPNTPVYPLSASDGAFNSTQEQLTATVNTSGLSFGRHTLFVESQDSSGAWGPPSALFFTVHQPLRAVGVTPGASGTQGTRGQLITYTLDITNQGSLSDSFRVAVTSSWPVRTLSSVGPLGVGESSSVQVTILVPPNAPMWSTDTAQVRITSMGDPQKAATASIVTMATSPDLPPTSVTDEDSTW; encoded by the coding sequence ATGTCACCTAGGACTTCTCACCTCGCCTCGCCCTGCGCCCGAGCAGGCTTGCTGGCGCTCGCTTTGCTGCTCGGCAGCGCCTGCTCGGAGATGGATGCGGACACGGATCCGCTGGCGCGCATCACCCGCACGTTGGAAGCCTCGGGTGGAGCTGCCCCCCGCACGCTGGTGGCCAACGTGTACTACCGGGATCGCGCGGACCTCAACGCCCTGGCCACCGACTACGACGCGCTGGAGAAGGTGGATCGGCAAGCGGGCTTCGTGGTGCTCGCGCTCACGCCAGAGGATGCCCAAGCGCTGAGGGAGCGCGGCTACCGGGTGGAGCTGGACGAGAAGTCCACGCTGTCCGCCAACACGCCTCGTATCCCGGACGCGGCGCATCCCACGGGGATCACCTCCTTCACCTGCTACCGCACCATCGAGGAGAGCTATGCCTCCCTGGCCCAGCTCGCCGCAGCCCAGCCGAACATCGCCTCGTGGGTCGACATCGGGAACACCTGGGACAAGATCACGCGGCTCGGGCCTCCGGGGTACGACTTGTTCGCGCTGGTGTTGACCAACAAGGCACGGCCCGGGCCCAAGCCTCGCTTCTTCCTCATGGCCGCCATCCACGCGCGCGAGTACACCACCGCGGAGACGGCCACCCGCTTCGGCGAGTACCTCATCAACAACTACGGCATCGATCCGGACGTCACCTGGATGCTGGACTACGGCGAGGTGCACATCGTCGTTCAGTCCAACCCCGACGGGCGCAAGGTCGCCGAGCAGGGCTACACCCAGCGCAAGAACCGCAACACCACCAGCGGCAGTCAGACCTGCACCAACCCGCCCACGAACAGCAGCCAGTACGGCATTGACCTCAACCGCAACAGCACCTTCGGGTGGGGTGGACCGGGCGCGAGCACGAGCCCCTGCAGCCTGACCTACCGGGGCCCGAGCGCGGCCAGCGAGCCGGAGACGCTCGCGCTCGAGAACTACATCCGCTCGCTCTACCCGGACCGGCGGGGCCCCGGACGCGGAGACGCGGCGCCAGCGGACACGGAGGGCGTGATGATCTCCCTGCACAGCTACTCGGAGCTGGTGCTGTTCCCCTGGGGTGACAGCGAGTCCACCGTGCCGAACCTGGCCGGGCTGCGGGCGCTGGGCAAGCGCATGAGCTTCTACAACAACTACGAGGCGTGCCAGACAGCCGTCTGCCTCTACGAGGCCGCGGGCGCCACGGATGACTTCACCTACGGCGAGCTGGGCGTGGCCTCGTACACCATCGAGATGGGCAACGACTTCTTCGAGAGCTGCAGCGCCTTCGAGGCAGACGTGTACCCGCGCAATTTCCCGGCGCTGCTCTACGCCTTCAAGGTGGTGCGCCGTCCGTACCAGCTCGCGCAGGGCCCGGACTCGCGCTCGCTCACGCTGACGCCCGCCACCGTCGACCAGGGCCTGCCGGCCACCCTGCGCGCCACGGCGGATGACACCCGCTTCGGAAGCATTGGCGGCGCCGAGCAGACCCAGCCCATCATCGCCGCGCGTTACTCGGTGGATGCGCCCTCTTGGGTGCCGAACACGCCGGTCTACCCGCTGTCCGCGAGCGACGGTGCCTTCAACTCGACCCAGGAGCAGCTCACGGCCACGGTGAACACGTCCGGGCTGTCGTTCGGCCGCCACACCCTCTTCGTGGAGAGCCAGGACAGCTCGGGCGCCTGGGGGCCTCCCTCCGCCCTCTTCTTCACCGTCCATCAGCCTTTGCGCGCGGTCGGCGTGACGCCGGGCGCCTCGGGGACACAGGGAACGCGCGGGCAGCTCATCACCTACACACTGGACATCACCAACCAGGGCAGCCTTTCGGACTCGTTCCGGGTGGCGGTGACCTCGAGCTGGCCTGTCAGGACCTTGAGCTCGGTGGGGCCGCTGGGCGTGGGAGAGAGCTCCTCCGTGCAGGTAACGATCCTCGTGCCCCCAAACGCGCCGATGTGGAGCACGGACACCGCCCAGGTGCGCATCACCTCCATGGGAGATCCGCAGAAGGCGGCCACGGCCTCAATCGTCACCATGGCCACGAGCCCTGACCTGCCGCCGACCTCCGTCACCGACGAGGACTCCACCTGGTGA
- a CDS encoding parallel beta-helix domain-containing protein → MTRLFTALLATTALLATGCKKEEAPRADADFYKKTQEQLIRAKPGTVIELPEGRFQLDRSLSSTVDGITLRGKGMDKTILSFKGQTQGAEGLLVKGNNITIEDLAIEDTKGDALKVNGSDGLVIRRVRTEWTGGPKATNGAYGLYPVQCRNVLIEDSVAIGASDAGIYVGQSEHVIIRRNKAMRNVAGIESENTKFADIYENTATENTGGILVFDLPDLPKRGGQATRVFNNDIFANTTDNFAPEGNIVAKVPRGTGVMIMATDQVEVFQNRIRDNPTVNMLIVSYFVAQKPIKDKGYDPYPEALSIHDNTFSGGGESPDGVFLKLLALKLGKPFPDILYDGIVDEKKRTPAGTLPDELRICLRNNGDADFANADVEHDFANIRKELAPHDCQHPSYAPVQLTGVMQ, encoded by the coding sequence ATGACACGGCTGTTCACCGCGCTCCTGGCCACCACCGCGCTCCTGGCCACAGGCTGCAAGAAGGAAGAGGCCCCCCGCGCGGATGCGGACTTCTACAAGAAGACCCAGGAGCAGCTGATCCGCGCCAAGCCGGGCACGGTCATCGAGCTGCCCGAAGGCCGTTTCCAGCTCGACCGGAGCCTGTCCTCCACCGTGGATGGCATCACCCTCCGCGGCAAGGGCATGGACAAGACGATCCTCTCCTTCAAGGGCCAGACCCAGGGAGCCGAGGGGCTGCTGGTCAAGGGCAACAACATCACCATCGAGGATCTGGCCATCGAGGACACGAAGGGCGACGCGCTCAAGGTCAACGGCTCGGACGGGCTGGTGATCCGGCGCGTGCGGACCGAGTGGACGGGCGGTCCCAAGGCCACCAATGGCGCCTATGGGCTCTACCCTGTGCAGTGCCGGAACGTGCTGATCGAGGACTCGGTGGCCATTGGGGCCTCGGACGCGGGCATCTACGTGGGCCAGTCCGAGCACGTCATCATCCGTCGCAACAAGGCGATGCGGAACGTGGCCGGCATCGAGAGTGAGAACACGAAGTTCGCGGACATCTACGAGAACACCGCGACGGAGAACACAGGTGGCATCCTGGTGTTCGACTTGCCGGATCTGCCCAAGCGCGGCGGCCAGGCCACGCGCGTCTTCAACAACGACATCTTCGCCAACACCACGGACAACTTCGCCCCCGAGGGGAACATCGTCGCCAAGGTGCCTCGGGGCACGGGCGTGATGATCATGGCCACCGACCAGGTGGAGGTGTTCCAGAACCGGATCCGCGACAACCCGACGGTGAACATGCTCATCGTCAGCTACTTCGTGGCGCAGAAACCCATCAAGGACAAGGGCTACGATCCCTACCCCGAGGCCCTCTCCATCCACGACAACACGTTCTCCGGCGGGGGAGAGTCGCCGGACGGCGTGTTCTTGAAGCTGCTGGCGCTCAAGCTGGGCAAGCCGTTCCCGGACATCCTCTATGACGGGATTGTCGACGAGAAGAAGCGGACCCCGGCGGGCACGCTGCCGGATGAGCTGCGCATCTGCCTCCGGAACAACGGCGATGCGGACTTCGCCAACGCCGATGTGGAGCACGACTTCGCGAACATCCGCAAGGAACTGGCCCCTCATGACTGCCAGCACCCGAGCTACGCGCCGGTCCAGCTGACGGGAGTCATGCAGTGA
- a CDS encoding SO2930 family diheme c-type cytochrome encodes MMGRVLVAMLALGLGACSKGRGEVHTFVEDPYPEKLSAWGLFQGSGWTLEPQAGVIPYSVNTPLFSDYAEKYRTIWVPPGQAAQYRDSDVFDFPVGTILSKTFMYPVDGRVPAAQGPGRTAGNADKRFRPVETRILVHAKQGWVSLPYVWNEEGTEATLEVVGSSRNVEVTHASGEKLFAHYMIPNVNQCQGCHERDKAMTPIGLQARHLNRGYPYDEGPENQLVKLTRVGYLKGAPAPTAAPRNAVWNEPTTGTLEERARAYLEANCAHCHDRRGPAASSGLYLAAQEKDPHTLGRCKAPVAAGRGAGKDLPFDIVPGKPERSILVYRMDSQDPGVMMPELGRSLIHREGVALLREWIQQLQGSCDDEPRTER; translated from the coding sequence ATGATGGGTCGTGTGCTGGTGGCCATGCTGGCCCTGGGGTTGGGGGCATGCAGCAAGGGGCGTGGGGAGGTCCACACCTTCGTGGAGGATCCCTATCCAGAGAAGCTGTCGGCGTGGGGGCTCTTCCAGGGTTCGGGCTGGACGCTCGAGCCCCAAGCGGGGGTCATCCCCTATTCGGTGAACACGCCGCTCTTCAGCGACTACGCGGAGAAGTACCGGACGATCTGGGTGCCTCCGGGCCAGGCGGCGCAATACCGGGACTCGGACGTGTTCGACTTCCCGGTGGGCACGATCCTGTCGAAGACGTTCATGTACCCGGTGGACGGGCGCGTGCCCGCGGCGCAGGGGCCTGGGCGGACGGCAGGCAACGCGGACAAGCGCTTCCGGCCAGTGGAGACGCGCATCCTGGTGCACGCGAAGCAGGGCTGGGTGTCCCTGCCCTACGTGTGGAACGAAGAGGGCACCGAGGCCACGCTGGAGGTGGTGGGCAGCAGCCGCAACGTGGAGGTGACGCACGCCTCGGGCGAGAAGCTGTTCGCCCACTACATGATCCCCAACGTGAACCAGTGCCAGGGCTGCCATGAGCGCGACAAGGCGATGACGCCCATCGGCCTCCAGGCGCGGCACCTGAACCGGGGCTATCCCTATGACGAGGGCCCCGAGAACCAGCTCGTGAAGCTGACGCGCGTGGGCTACCTGAAGGGCGCTCCGGCCCCCACGGCGGCGCCACGCAACGCCGTGTGGAACGAGCCCACCACGGGGACGCTGGAGGAGCGGGCGCGTGCGTATCTCGAGGCCAACTGCGCGCACTGCCACGATCGACGTGGACCCGCAGCGAGCTCGGGTCTGTACCTGGCCGCGCAGGAGAAGGATCCGCACACGCTCGGCCGCTGCAAGGCGCCCGTGGCCGCGGGCCGGGGCGCGGGCAAGGACCTGCCCTTCGACATCGTCCCCGGCAAGCCCGAGCGCTCCATCCTGGTGTACCGGATGGACTCGCAAGATCCGGGGGTGATGATGCCCGAGCTGGGGCGCTCGCTCATCCACCGAGAGGGCGTAGCGCTCCTCCGCGAGTGGATCCAACAACTCCAGGGCTCCTGCGACG